Proteins encoded within one genomic window of Amycolatopsis sp. 2-15:
- a CDS encoding urease accessory protein UreF has protein sequence MDLSVLILADSRFPGGGHVHSGGLEEAVSRKLVTTEADLPGFLLSRLRTAGALAASFAAASAHAASRLVHSGHWRQLDLELDARTPSPAQRVASRAQGRGTARAGAVAWPSPVLTALLAETPRPHHPIVCGALVGIAGGEPAEAAAAVAYLAVSGPASAAVRLLGLDPFAVNAVVARLGAEVRAVAGAAADVAGLDPADLPAPGSPALDLFAEAHARHHEEEVRLFAS, from the coding sequence ATGGACCTCTCCGTGTTGATCCTCGCCGACTCCCGCTTCCCCGGGGGCGGCCACGTGCATTCCGGCGGCCTCGAGGAAGCCGTGAGCCGCAAGCTCGTGACGACCGAGGCCGACCTGCCGGGCTTCTTGCTCAGTCGTCTGCGCACGGCCGGCGCGCTGGCCGCGTCCTTCGCCGCGGCCTCGGCCCACGCGGCCAGTCGTCTCGTCCACAGTGGACACTGGCGGCAGCTCGATCTGGAACTCGACGCGCGCACGCCCTCGCCGGCCCAGCGCGTGGCGTCGCGCGCCCAAGGCCGTGGCACCGCGCGGGCCGGGGCGGTCGCGTGGCCGTCGCCGGTGCTGACCGCGCTGCTCGCCGAGACGCCGCGGCCACACCACCCGATCGTCTGCGGCGCGCTGGTGGGCATCGCCGGCGGCGAGCCGGCCGAGGCCGCGGCGGCCGTGGCCTACCTGGCCGTGAGCGGGCCGGCGAGCGCGGCCGTGCGGCTGCTGGGGCTCGACCCGTTCGCCGTCAACGCCGTGGTGGCCCGGCTCGGCGCCGAGGTGCGCGCCGTGGCCGGTGCGGCCGCCGACGTCGCCGGGCTGGACCCGGCGGACCTGCCCGCGCCAGGCTCACCCGCGCTGGACCTGTTCGCCGAGGCCCACGCCCGGCACCACGAGGAAGAGGTGCGTCTCTTTGCCAGCTGA
- a CDS encoding amidohydrolase: MASKAIVGGYVVPVGAAPIEDGTVLIEDGRIVQVGAAADVDVPEDAELVAASGSWVLPGFIDAHAHLGVHEDGEGWAGNDTNEMTDPNGARFRAVDGIDPYEPGFDDALAGGVTSVVIKPGSGNPIGGQTIGVKTWGRSILDMTFAEQVSVKSALGENPKRVYGDKKQTPSTRLGVAAILREAFTKARNYQAKREHALAEGKPHEVDLTNETLSKVLEGELYWDQHVHRADDMVTAIRLADEFGYKLVINHGTEGHLIADLLAERGVPVILGPLFTTKSKVELRNRSLRSAGILARAGVKIAITTDHPVVPINFLVYQAALAVKDGLDPETALRALTVHPAEMLGLDDRIGSLAPGLDADVVLWSGDPLDVMNRALRVFVRGREVYHYDESSGEGVAADRRYRETR; the protein is encoded by the coding sequence ATGGCTTCTAAGGCGATTGTGGGGGGCTACGTCGTCCCCGTCGGTGCGGCTCCCATCGAAGACGGCACCGTGCTCATCGAAGACGGCCGGATCGTGCAGGTCGGCGCCGCCGCCGACGTGGACGTGCCGGAGGACGCCGAGCTCGTCGCCGCGTCCGGCAGCTGGGTCCTGCCGGGCTTCATCGACGCGCACGCGCACCTCGGCGTCCACGAGGACGGCGAAGGCTGGGCCGGCAACGACACCAACGAGATGACCGACCCGAACGGCGCCCGCTTCCGCGCGGTCGACGGCATCGACCCGTACGAGCCCGGTTTCGACGACGCCCTGGCCGGCGGCGTCACGAGCGTGGTGATCAAGCCGGGGTCGGGCAACCCGATCGGCGGCCAGACCATCGGCGTGAAGACGTGGGGCCGCAGCATCCTGGACATGACGTTCGCCGAGCAGGTGAGCGTGAAGAGCGCCCTGGGCGAGAACCCGAAGCGCGTGTACGGCGACAAGAAGCAGACGCCGTCGACCCGCCTCGGCGTGGCCGCGATCCTGCGTGAGGCGTTCACGAAGGCCCGCAACTACCAGGCCAAGCGCGAGCACGCCCTCGCGGAAGGCAAGCCGCACGAGGTCGACCTGACGAACGAGACGTTGTCGAAGGTCCTCGAGGGCGAGCTGTACTGGGACCAGCACGTGCACCGCGCCGACGACATGGTCACGGCCATCCGGCTGGCCGACGAGTTCGGCTACAAGCTCGTGATCAACCACGGCACCGAGGGCCACCTCATCGCCGACCTGCTCGCCGAACGCGGCGTGCCCGTCATCCTGGGCCCCCTGTTCACCACGAAGTCCAAGGTCGAGCTGCGCAACCGCTCCCTGCGCTCGGCCGGCATCCTGGCGCGCGCGGGCGTGAAGATCGCCATCACCACCGACCACCCCGTGGTGCCGATCAACTTCCTCGTCTACCAGGCGGCCCTCGCCGTGAAGGACGGCCTGGACCCCGAGACGGCGCTGCGTGCCCTGACCGTGCACCCGGCCGAGATGCTCGGCCTGGACGACCGCATCGGCTCCCTGGCCCCCGGCCTGGACGCCGACGTGGTCCTCTGGTCGGGCGACCCGCTGGACGTCATGAACCGCGCCCTGCGCGTCTTCGTCCGGGGCCGCGAGGTCTACCACTACGACGAGTCCTCGGGCGAGGGCGTCGCGGCGGACCGCCGGTACCGCGAAACCCGCTGA
- a CDS encoding MBL fold metallo-hydrolase codes for MRVHHLNCGTMTPIGGRLVDGRPGLFRRATLVCHCLLLETDTGLVLIETGMGTPAVADPQRWLGRRFLRLSRPVSRTEETAVAQIRALGFDPADVRDIVPTHLDLDHAGGLVDFPQARVHVYAAELAAYHGGNQRYRRVQFAHGPQWTPYEDAGDDWFGFSAVRELDGVPDVALIPLHGHTAGHAGVAVHTNTGWLLNAGDAYFFHAEIDEPASIPPGLALFERLVQTIPEQRIENQQRLRELRQTGDVTIFAAHDLADFERLSQRTPA; via the coding sequence ATGCGCGTGCACCACCTGAACTGCGGCACCATGACCCCGATCGGCGGCCGGCTCGTCGACGGCCGCCCCGGCCTGTTCCGGCGCGCCACGCTCGTGTGCCACTGCCTGCTCCTCGAGACCGACACCGGACTCGTCCTCATCGAGACGGGCATGGGCACCCCCGCCGTCGCCGACCCGCAACGCTGGCTGGGCCGCCGGTTCCTGCGGCTGTCGAGGCCGGTGTCCCGGACCGAGGAGACGGCCGTGGCCCAGATCCGCGCCCTCGGCTTCGACCCGGCGGACGTGCGCGACATCGTGCCGACCCACCTCGACCTCGACCACGCGGGCGGCCTCGTCGACTTCCCGCAGGCCCGCGTCCACGTCTACGCGGCCGAGCTCGCGGCCTACCACGGCGGGAACCAGCGGTACCGCCGCGTGCAGTTCGCTCACGGTCCACAGTGGACTCCCTACGAAGACGCGGGCGACGACTGGTTCGGCTTCTCCGCCGTCCGCGAACTCGACGGCGTCCCCGACGTTGCCCTGATCCCCCTGCACGGCCACACCGCCGGCCACGCCGGCGTCGCCGTGCACACGAACACCGGCTGGCTCCTCAACGCCGGCGACGCGTACTTCTTCCACGCGGAGATCGACGAACCCGCCTCCATCCCGCCGGGCCTGGCACTGTTCGAGCGGTTGGTGCAGACAATTCCTGAGCAGCGCATCGAAAACCAGCAACGCCTGCGCGAGCTGCGGCAGACTGGCGACGTCACCATCTTCGCCGCGCACGACCTCGCAGACTTCGAACGCCTCAGCCAGCGGACCCCGGCATGA
- a CDS encoding MFS transporter, producing MSSDPGSSRPRRGARGVLGRIVVDTRPLKIPAFRRLWVSTAVTAVGSQLTAVAVPKQIFDLTGSSGYVGLTGAVALVPLLVFGLWGGAIADAVDRRKLLLVTNIGVAVSSALLWLQAFANFHSVTLVLVLLAANQAFFAINMPTRGAVVARLVPPELLPSANALNTTMSTFGAVFGPLFGGALIPVIGLSTLYLVDVCALMITLIAVWRLPSIPPLNGPSRRAGIGDVVDGFRYLATQKVLLASFVVDIIAMVAGMPRALIPEMAERTFGDPPGGGPALGFLYAALPAGAMVIGLFSGWLHRVSRQGVAVVVSISLWGAAIAAFGLAHSLWLAVIFMALAGAADMVSSVYRQAILQTATTDEMRGRLQGVFTVVVAGGPRLADLTHGWAGAVWGTAAAATGGGVLVIVLVFAAMLPLAAFWRYRAPLGKSDAGESDHAGAESQVAAKGAEPVAGE from the coding sequence GTGAGTTCTGATCCGGGGTCGTCGCGCCCTCGTCGGGGGGCGCGTGGAGTCCTCGGGCGCATCGTGGTCGATACGCGGCCGTTGAAGATTCCGGCGTTTCGGCGGTTGTGGGTGTCGACGGCGGTGACCGCGGTCGGGTCGCAGCTGACGGCTGTGGCGGTGCCGAAGCAGATTTTTGACCTGACCGGGTCGTCCGGGTACGTGGGGCTGACCGGGGCCGTCGCGCTGGTGCCGCTGCTCGTGTTCGGGTTGTGGGGCGGGGCGATCGCTGACGCGGTCGACCGGCGGAAGCTGCTGCTCGTCACCAACATCGGGGTGGCGGTCTCGTCGGCGCTGCTGTGGTTGCAGGCCTTCGCGAACTTCCACTCCGTGACGCTCGTGCTGGTGCTGCTCGCGGCCAACCAGGCGTTCTTCGCGATCAACATGCCCACGCGCGGTGCCGTCGTCGCGCGGCTGGTGCCTCCGGAGCTGCTGCCGTCGGCCAACGCGCTGAACACGACGATGTCGACGTTCGGGGCGGTGTTCGGGCCGCTGTTCGGTGGGGCGCTGATCCCCGTGATCGGGCTGTCGACGCTGTACCTCGTCGACGTCTGCGCGTTGATGATCACGCTCATCGCCGTGTGGCGGTTGCCGTCGATCCCGCCGCTCAACGGGCCGTCGCGGCGGGCCGGGATCGGGGACGTCGTCGACGGGTTCCGGTACCTGGCCACGCAGAAGGTGCTGCTGGCGTCGTTCGTCGTCGACATCATCGCGATGGTCGCCGGCATGCCGCGGGCGCTGATCCCGGAGATGGCCGAGCGCACGTTCGGCGACCCGCCGGGCGGTGGGCCGGCCCTCGGGTTCCTCTACGCCGCGCTGCCGGCCGGCGCGATGGTGATCGGCCTTTTCTCCGGCTGGCTGCACCGCGTTTCGCGCCAGGGCGTGGCCGTGGTCGTGTCGATCAGCTTGTGGGGCGCGGCGATCGCGGCCTTCGGGCTCGCGCACTCGCTGTGGCTCGCGGTGATCTTCATGGCGCTGGCCGGCGCCGCCGACATGGTCAGCTCCGTCTACCGCCAGGCGATCCTGCAGACGGCCACCACCGACGAGATGCGCGGCCGCCTGCAGGGTGTCTTCACCGTCGTCGTCGCCGGTGGTCCGCGGCTGGCCGACCTCACGCACGGCTGGGCCGGCGCAGTGTGGGGCACCGCAGCCGCGGCGACGGGCGGTGGCGTGCTGGTGATCGTGCTGGTGTTCGCGGCGATGCTGCCGCTCGCCGCGTTCTGGCGCTATCGCGCGCCCCTCGGTAAATCCGACGCCGGTGAATCCGACCACGCAGGTGCCGAATCGCAGGTCGCGGCGAAGGGCGCCGAACCGGTCGCGGGGGAATAG
- a CDS encoding urease accessory protein UreD, with translation MKAHARVVACLEDGRTVLRELRSMAPLTLFPRRRTGREAVVHLVGSATAPLGGDELLLDVRVGPGAALRLSGVAATLALPGPSGGGSSSTVDIEVADGGSLTYLPEPTVVTARADHSAVLRAALGENSRFHTREVLVLGRAGERPGRLTTATHVIRGGVPLLRQTQTIGDPALDGGLAVLAGKRVLATDLEVGFPARPTASGDWWACTSPAAGVTLTTALAEDAVVALTLLP, from the coding sequence GTGAAGGCCCACGCCCGGGTGGTCGCGTGCTTGGAGGACGGCCGGACGGTGCTGCGCGAGCTGCGCTCGATGGCGCCGCTGACGTTGTTCCCGCGCCGCCGCACCGGTCGGGAAGCCGTGGTGCACCTCGTCGGCTCCGCCACCGCGCCGCTGGGTGGTGACGAGCTGCTGCTCGACGTCCGCGTCGGACCCGGTGCGGCGCTGCGGCTGTCCGGGGTGGCGGCGACGCTCGCGTTGCCGGGGCCCTCCGGTGGTGGCAGTTCGTCCACTGTGGACATCGAGGTGGCCGACGGTGGTTCGCTGACCTACCTGCCCGAACCGACGGTCGTCACCGCCCGCGCGGACCACTCGGCCGTGCTGCGCGCAGCGCTGGGGGAAAATTCCCGTTTCCACACCCGGGAAGTCCTGGTATTGGGCCGCGCCGGCGAACGGCCCGGCCGGCTCACCACGGCCACGCACGTGATCCGTGGCGGAGTTCCCCTGCTGCGCCAGACGCAGACGATCGGCGACCCCGCACTGGACGGCGGACTGGCCGTGCTGGCGGGCAAGCGGGTGCTCGCGACGGACCTCGAAGTGGGTTTTCCCGCGCGTCCCACGGCTTCGGGTGACTGGTGGGCGTGCACCTCGCCGGCCGCCGGGGTCACGCTCACGACGGCGCTGGCCGAAGACGCCGTGGTTGCCTTGACGCTGTTGCCTTGA
- a CDS encoding TetR/AcrR family transcriptional regulator — MARTYGGVPPEQRRAERRERLLTAALELFTSTGFRQAKITQLCTRAGVSTRNFYEEFGSKEEVLRTLHDRINSLALTHVSAALEEVKDADAMTRIARLLDVFVATVTLDPRMPRLNYVEAVGVSPELEAQHQVWVDRWATFIEKEARHAAEAGAAPDRDYRLTAIALVGAATGLLREWQAHEPPLPVADVGTELRALMQAAITRP, encoded by the coding sequence GTGGCCCGTACCTACGGTGGCGTCCCGCCGGAGCAGAGACGCGCCGAGCGCCGGGAGCGGCTGCTGACGGCCGCACTGGAGCTGTTCACCTCGACGGGCTTCCGGCAGGCGAAGATCACCCAGTTGTGTACTCGTGCCGGGGTGTCCACCCGGAACTTCTACGAGGAGTTCGGCAGCAAGGAAGAGGTGCTGCGGACGCTGCACGACCGGATCAACTCGCTCGCGCTCACGCACGTCTCCGCCGCATTGGAGGAGGTCAAGGACGCCGACGCGATGACTCGCATCGCGCGGCTGCTCGACGTCTTCGTCGCCACCGTGACCCTCGACCCGCGCATGCCGCGCCTGAACTACGTCGAGGCTGTGGGCGTGAGCCCGGAGCTCGAGGCGCAGCACCAGGTGTGGGTGGACCGCTGGGCCACGTTCATCGAGAAGGAGGCCCGCCACGCCGCCGAAGCCGGCGCTGCGCCGGACCGCGATTACCGGCTGACGGCGATCGCGCTCGTCGGCGCCGCCACGGGTCTGCTGCGTGAATGGCAGGCGCACGAACCGCCGTTGCCCGTGGCGGACGTGGGCACCGAGCTGCGCGCGTTGATGCAGGCGGCGATCACCCGACCGTGA
- a CDS encoding TetR/AcrR family transcriptional regulator: MVRRTDSRRRMLDSAAELFQAQGYHATGLTQLVAAGGAPKGSLYFHFPGGKEQLAAEAVRLSSERVADVLTAVVTAAPDPASAIDAVVDALAASLTESGFRRGCPLATVALEAAAESEPIREACQDGYADWHTRLAEYFTRSGLAADRAASLATVVLASIEGALLFAKTRRDIAPLRDIAAHLHTTVEREFS; this comes from the coding sequence ATGGTCCGCCGCACCGACTCCCGCCGCCGCATGCTCGACTCCGCCGCCGAGCTGTTCCAGGCGCAGGGTTACCACGCCACCGGCCTCACCCAGCTCGTCGCCGCGGGCGGCGCCCCGAAGGGCTCGCTGTACTTCCACTTTCCCGGCGGCAAGGAGCAGCTGGCGGCCGAGGCCGTGCGGCTGTCGAGCGAACGGGTGGCCGACGTGTTGACCGCCGTGGTCACCGCCGCACCGGACCCGGCGTCGGCGATCGACGCGGTGGTCGACGCCCTCGCCGCCTCGCTCACCGAGTCCGGCTTTCGGCGCGGGTGTCCACTTGCGACAGTCGCGCTGGAGGCGGCCGCGGAGAGCGAACCGATCCGCGAGGCCTGCCAGGACGGTTACGCCGACTGGCACACGCGGCTGGCCGAGTACTTCACGCGCTCCGGCCTCGCGGCGGACCGCGCCGCTTCCCTGGCGACGGTGGTGCTCGCCTCGATCGAAGGCGCGCTGCTGTTCGCCAAGACCCGCCGCGACATCGCACCCCTGCGCGACATCGCCGCCCACCTGCACACCACCGTCGAGAGGGAGTTCTCCTGA
- a CDS encoding aldose 1-epimerase family protein, whose amino-acid sequence MANPTGEQFEITRGNARAIVTEIGAGLRAFEIGGVPYVEEYAADEMPPKGLGQVLLPWPNRTKGGEWEFQGEKQQLEITEAARGNAIHGLTRHKEWELLEHAESSITLAVDVEVQPGWPVPLRATITYDLQPRELTITHEIRNEGEHPIGVGVGTHPYFRIGDVPTDELTLTLPASRVRPYVGDQQMPYADEQDVADTEYDFRGGRVLAGVDLDTAFGSLSLADDGTHHHVLSHGDQQLVVWTGPDFRWVQVFTPDDLTGRGRAVALEPMTCPADALNTGTDLIELEPAASWSGSWGIRVL is encoded by the coding sequence ATGGCCAACCCCACCGGAGAGCAGTTCGAAATCACCCGCGGCAACGCGCGCGCCATCGTCACCGAGATCGGTGCCGGCCTGCGTGCGTTCGAGATCGGCGGCGTGCCCTACGTCGAGGAGTACGCGGCCGACGAGATGCCGCCGAAGGGCCTCGGCCAGGTGCTGCTCCCGTGGCCGAACCGCACGAAGGGCGGCGAGTGGGAGTTCCAGGGCGAGAAGCAGCAGCTGGAGATCACGGAAGCCGCACGCGGCAACGCAATCCACGGCCTCACCCGCCACAAGGAGTGGGAGCTGCTGGAGCACGCGGAATCGTCGATCACGCTCGCGGTCGACGTCGAGGTGCAGCCCGGCTGGCCGGTGCCGTTGCGCGCCACCATCACCTACGACCTGCAGCCGCGCGAGCTCACGATCACGCACGAGATCCGCAACGAGGGCGAGCACCCCATCGGCGTCGGCGTGGGCACGCACCCGTACTTCCGCATCGGCGACGTGCCGACGGACGAGCTGACGCTCACGCTGCCGGCTTCGCGCGTGCGCCCGTACGTCGGTGACCAGCAGATGCCGTACGCGGACGAGCAGGACGTCGCGGACACCGAGTACGACTTCCGCGGCGGCCGGGTGCTCGCGGGCGTCGACCTCGACACCGCGTTCGGCTCTCTTTCCCTCGCCGACGACGGCACGCACCACCACGTGCTCTCCCACGGGGACCAGCAGTTGGTGGTCTGGACCGGTCCCGACTTCCGCTGGGTGCAGGTCTTCACACCCGACGACCTGACCGGCCGCGGCCGCGCCGTCGCGCTCGAGCCGATGACCTGCCCGGCCGACGCGCTCAACACCGGCACCGACCTGATCGAACTGGAGCCCGCGGCGTCGTGGTCGGGCAGCTGGGGCATCCGCGTCCTGTGA
- the ureG gene encoding urease accessory protein UreG, with translation MPAEHGHHHGHGHVHPVSFDPTETEPDHYEPAPTAGRAYRIGIGGPVGSGKTALTAALCRALGGELNLAVVTNDIYTTEDADFLRKAGVLAPERIEAVQTGACPHTAIRDDITANLDAVEQLEERFPGLDLVIIESGGDNLTAVFSRGLADSQVFVVDVAGGDKVPRKGGPGVTTADLLVINKIDIAHLVGADLDVMTSDAHRMRGELPVIAQSLVDTPDAPAVARWVRSVLPVHAG, from the coding sequence TTGCCAGCTGAACACGGCCATCACCACGGGCACGGTCACGTCCACCCGGTCAGTTTCGATCCCACGGAGACCGAACCGGACCACTACGAGCCCGCCCCGACGGCTGGGCGCGCCTACCGCATCGGCATCGGCGGTCCCGTCGGCAGCGGCAAGACGGCGCTCACCGCGGCGCTGTGCCGAGCGCTCGGCGGTGAGCTGAACCTCGCCGTGGTCACCAACGACATCTACACCACCGAGGACGCCGACTTCCTGCGCAAGGCCGGCGTGCTCGCGCCCGAGCGCATCGAGGCCGTACAGACCGGCGCCTGCCCGCACACCGCGATCCGCGACGACATCACCGCCAACCTCGACGCCGTCGAGCAGTTGGAGGAGCGCTTCCCCGGCCTGGACCTGGTCATCATCGAAAGCGGCGGCGACAACCTCACCGCGGTGTTCAGCCGGGGCCTCGCCGACAGCCAGGTGTTCGTGGTCGACGTCGCGGGCGGTGACAAGGTGCCGCGCAAGGGCGGCCCCGGCGTGACGACGGCCGACCTGCTGGTGATCAACAAGATCGACATCGCCCACCTCGTCGGCGCGGACCTCGACGTGATGACGTCCGACGCGCACCGCATGCGCGGCGAGCTGCCGGTCATCGCGCAGTCGCTCGTGGACACGCCGGACGCGCCCGCCGTCGCGCGGTGGGTGCGGTCGGTGCTGCCGGTGCACGCGGGGTGA
- a CDS encoding GNAT family N-acetyltransferase, with translation MVGQLGHPRPVSVRPELLTEADAGELLTLQRAAYLSEARAHDNFELPPLVEPLESVRAALTDPVLPVWGIRAGSRLIATVRVRVNGDVGEIGRLAVAPDRQGAGLGTALLLAAEELAPPVVTRFRLFTGERSAEPLRLYAKLGYRETHRSPEADYELIHLEKPRERAPAAIR, from the coding sequence GTGGTCGGGCAGCTGGGGCATCCGCGTCCTGTGAGTGTGCGGCCCGAGCTGCTGACCGAGGCCGACGCCGGCGAGCTGCTGACGCTGCAGCGCGCCGCGTACCTCAGCGAGGCCCGCGCACACGACAACTTCGAGCTCCCGCCGCTGGTGGAGCCGTTGGAGAGCGTGCGCGCGGCGCTCACCGACCCCGTGTTGCCGGTGTGGGGCATCCGCGCCGGCTCGCGGCTGATCGCGACCGTGCGGGTCCGCGTGAACGGCGACGTCGGCGAGATCGGACGGCTGGCCGTGGCCCCGGATCGGCAGGGTGCGGGGCTCGGTACTGCTCTGCTGCTCGCGGCGGAGGAGCTGGCCCCGCCTGTGGTGACACGGTTCCGGCTGTTCACCGGCGAACGCTCCGCCGAGCCGCTGCGGCTGTACGCGAAGCTGGGCTACCGCGAGACCCACCGCAGCCCGGAAGCGGACTACGAGCTCATCCACCTGGAGAAACCCCGCGAGCGCGCGCCCGCGGCAATTCGTTAG
- the pdxH gene encoding pyridoxamine 5'-phosphate oxidase — MMPETDEVADVADAVVRLPGMRVAYDGAPFDETALAATWTEQLQNWLGQAISEGVAEPNAMVLATADHEGHPSSRTVLCKGLDERGVVFYTNYTSAKSHDLTATRYASATFPWYSLQRQVTVRGEVEKVGSAETAAYWAQRPRGSQLGAWASPQSRIVDGRRALENALRGIERRFGDVEEIPAPPHWGGWRIRPDFVEFWQGREDRMHDRLRFRRTDDGWLVERLAP, encoded by the coding sequence ATGATGCCGGAGACCGACGAGGTGGCCGACGTAGCCGACGCGGTGGTCCGGCTGCCCGGGATGCGGGTGGCCTACGACGGCGCCCCGTTCGACGAGACGGCGCTCGCGGCCACCTGGACCGAGCAGCTGCAGAACTGGCTGGGTCAGGCGATCTCCGAAGGTGTCGCCGAACCCAACGCGATGGTCCTCGCCACGGCGGACCACGAGGGCCACCCCTCGTCGCGCACGGTCCTGTGCAAGGGCCTCGACGAGCGCGGCGTGGTCTTCTACACGAACTACACCTCGGCGAAGAGCCACGACCTCACGGCCACGCGGTACGCGTCGGCGACGTTCCCCTGGTACTCGCTGCAGCGGCAGGTGACGGTGCGGGGCGAGGTGGAGAAGGTCGGCTCCGCGGAGACCGCCGCGTATTGGGCGCAGCGGCCGCGGGGGTCGCAGCTGGGGGCTTGGGCTTCGCCGCAGTCGCGGATCGTGGACGGCCGGCGGGCGCTGGAGAACGCGTTGCGGGGGATCGAGCGGCGGTTCGGTGATGTGGAGGAGATTCCGGCGCCGCCGCATTGGGGTGGGTGGCGGATCCGGCCTGATTTCGTGGAGTTCTGGCAGGGGCGGGAAGACCGGATGCATGACCGGTTGAGGTTCAGGCGGACGGATGATGGGTGGTTGGTGGAGAGGTTGGCTCCCTGA
- a CDS encoding DUF5958 family protein, which translates to MNPALLNELAQGLRPLDQGMAWFESLNQDGRHRALIELQEYCTQARATADDVAEAASRVGLKPGNTAVVVASTGRIPEPMAVQLRKLTELRPPDQQRSAFRLLVGLLSVADERRRRRCGGDCTHWWHHPPTPHAPNDGPGPA; encoded by the coding sequence ATGAACCCCGCGCTGCTGAACGAGCTCGCCCAGGGCCTGCGCCCGCTGGACCAAGGCATGGCCTGGTTCGAATCCCTCAACCAGGATGGCCGCCACCGCGCGCTGATCGAGCTGCAGGAGTACTGCACCCAAGCCAGGGCGACCGCCGACGACGTTGCGGAGGCCGCCAGTCGAGTGGGGTTGAAGCCAGGCAACACCGCGGTGGTGGTCGCGTCGACCGGGCGAATACCTGAACCGATGGCGGTCCAGCTACGCAAGCTCACCGAACTGCGCCCGCCCGACCAGCAGCGCAGTGCGTTCCGCCTCCTGGTCGGCCTCCTCAGCGTCGCGGACGAGCGCCGTCGGCGACGCTGCGGTGGCGACTGCACCCACTGGTGGCACCACCCGCCTACCCCACACGCTCCGAACGACGGTCCAGGCCCCGCTTGA
- a CDS encoding APC family permease, with protein MTDVRADGPQTGGPSLRRVMGPKLLLFFVVGDIIGTGIYALTGQVAGRVGGALWLPFLLAFVVAFMTAFSYLELVGKYPRAAGAALYTNKAFGVPFLTFMVAFAVMCSGITSASSAAVAFGATYLAAFVKLPMVLVGIVFVIALALINFRGVGESVKANAVLTCIELSGLLIIIGVGVWAVINGDGEPSRLVEINTADKTWLVAITSATSLAFFAMVGFEDSVNMAEECHDPVRIFPKAMLWGMVIAATIYVLVSITSSLLVPAGDLAAAKSSALLTVLDVGAPGFPREIFSAIGLFAVINSALINMLMASRLLYGLANERVLPAVFGRVHPTRRTPWVSIIFTSAIAILLVSFVDISALGGTTALLLLVVFAIVNVALLVLRKDKVAHKHFRAPTAIPVLAAIFCLYLVSPLSGRPASDYTVGAVLLGVGVVLWFVNWLVKRGLDRRSERVG; from the coding sequence ATGACGGACGTTAGGGCGGACGGTCCGCAGACGGGTGGACCAAGTCTCCGGCGCGTGATGGGGCCGAAGCTCCTGTTGTTCTTCGTGGTCGGCGACATCATCGGTACGGGGATCTACGCACTGACCGGCCAGGTCGCCGGCCGCGTCGGCGGCGCGCTGTGGCTGCCGTTCCTGCTGGCGTTCGTGGTCGCGTTCATGACCGCGTTCAGCTACCTCGAGCTGGTCGGCAAGTATCCGCGAGCCGCGGGCGCCGCGCTGTACACGAACAAGGCGTTCGGGGTGCCGTTCCTGACGTTCATGGTCGCGTTCGCGGTGATGTGCTCCGGCATCACGTCGGCGTCGTCGGCCGCGGTGGCGTTCGGCGCGACCTACCTGGCGGCGTTCGTGAAGCTGCCGATGGTGCTCGTCGGCATCGTGTTCGTGATCGCGCTGGCGCTGATCAATTTCCGCGGCGTGGGCGAATCGGTGAAGGCCAACGCGGTGCTCACCTGCATCGAACTGTCCGGCCTGCTGATCATCATCGGCGTCGGGGTGTGGGCTGTGATCAACGGTGACGGCGAGCCGTCGCGGCTGGTCGAGATCAACACCGCCGACAAGACGTGGCTGGTGGCGATCACGTCGGCCACCTCGCTGGCCTTCTTCGCCATGGTCGGCTTCGAGGACTCCGTGAACATGGCCGAGGAGTGCCACGACCCGGTGCGCATCTTCCCGAAGGCGATGCTCTGGGGCATGGTCATCGCCGCGACGATCTACGTGCTGGTGTCCATCACGTCCTCGCTGCTCGTCCCGGCCGGTGACCTGGCCGCAGCCAAGAGCAGCGCGCTGCTCACCGTGCTCGACGTCGGCGCCCCCGGCTTCCCGCGCGAAATCTTCTCGGCCATCGGCCTGTTCGCCGTCATCAACTCGGCGCTGATCAACATGCTCATGGCCAGCCGGCTGCTCTACGGCCTGGCCAACGAGCGCGTGCTGCCGGCGGTTTTCGGCCGCGTGCACCCGACGCGCCGCACGCCGTGGGTGTCGATCATCTTCACGAGCGCGATCGCGATCCTCTTGGTGTCCTTTGTGGACATCAGTGCGCTCGGTGGTACCACGGCATTGCTGCTGCTGGTGGTGTTCGCCATCGTCAACGTCGCCCTGCTCGTGCTGCGCAAGGACAAGGTGGCGCACAAACACTTCCGCGCCCCCACCGCGATCCCCGTGCTGGCGGCGATCTTCTGCCTCTACCTCGTGAGCCCCCTGTCGGGCCGCCCCGCCAGCGACTACACCGTGGGTGCCGTCCTGCTGGGCGTGGGCGTGGTGTTGTGGTTCGTGAACTGGCTGGTCAAGCGGGGCCTGGACCGTCGTTCGGAGCGTGTGGGGTAG